CGACCCCATCGAGCTCACGCGGCTTAGCCCGGAGAACACGTACGAGCTGTTCCGGCGCCGGGTGTTCGGCCTCCGCGGCGACTGCCCCGGCCGGTACAAGTCGAGGTACTACCAGGACGTGTTCCGGATCACCCGCGGCCTGCCGCTCTCCGTCGTCGTCCTCGCCGGCGTGCTCCGGTCCAAGGAGCTGCCTGCAGAGTGGGACCAGGTGATGGCGCAGCTGCTGGCGGCCAAGGACCAGCCGCAGCATTGCAAGAGCGGGAGCGGCGGTGCCCGGCGGATCATGTCGCTGGCGTTCGACGACCTGCCGCACCACCTCAAGTCGTGCTTCCTCTACTTCGCGGCGATGCCGGAGAGTGCCCCCGTGGACGCGGCGAGGCTGGTGCGGCTGTGGGTGGCCGAGGGGTTCGTGCGGCCGCGGCGCGGGAGCACCATGGAGGAGGTCGGGCAGGGTTACCTCAAGGAGCTCATCTCCCGGTGCATGGTGCAGCTGGTGGACAAGGACGAGTTCGGCACCGTGACGGCTGTGGTGGTGCACGACCGCCTCCACGCCTTCGCGCAGGAAGAGGCTCAGGACGCGTGCTTCGTCGAGAGCCACGACAGCACCGACGTGCTCGCCCCGGCCACCGTGCGCCGCCTCGCCGTCCAGAACACCACGGACAGGCACGTCCACCTCGGCAACGCGCTGCCCAAGCTCCGTACCATCGTGTGCGACTTCGCCAACGGCGGTGCCGCGAAGCCCAGCGTCTGCATCCACTCCACCGACCTGGGCTTCCTCCACGCGTCCAAGTTCCTCCGCGTCATCGACATCCATGGCCTCGAGCTCAAGAAGCTTCCGGACGAGCTCGGCTCGATGATCCACATAAGGTACCTGGGCCTCCAGTGCGGGCAGCTGGAGAGACTGCCGAGCACGATCAGCAAGCTGGTGAACCTGCAGTCGCTGATCCTCAAGGGCCGGAGCGGCGGCGTGCTGGGCGTGACCGCCGCGTTCTGGACGATCCCGACGCTGCGGCACGTGGTGGCGCCGTTCGCGCTGCCCAGGTGCCTGGGCGACCTGTACAGCCTCCAGACGCTCCACGGCGTGCAGCCGCGCGGCTGGGACACGCGCGCCGTCGCCGGCAACCCGCTGGGGAGGGCCACCAACCTCCGGTCGCTGGAGCTGAGCGGGCTGACGGCCGCGAACGCCGGCGCGCTGGTGACGGCGCTGGAGAGCCTGGACCTGCTGGTGCACCTGGTGCTGCAGGGCGAGTCGCTGCCGCCGGCCGTGTTCACCGTGGCGAGCCTGCGGCGGCTGCAGAGCCTGAGGCTGGTGGgggccatggaggaggaggaggaggacgccggcgacgaggtggCGGTCCGGTACATCCGGCCGAACCTGACGCGGCTGTCGATGTGGGGCACGATGGTGGGGCAGGGGTTCGTGGACATGCTGGGGGAGCTGCCGAGCCTGGCGGAGCTGACGCTGATGTGGGGCGCGTACGAGGGCGAGCGGCTGGAGTTCGGCGACGGCGCGTTCCGGAGCCTGCAGAAGCTCAGGCTGGGGCTGCCGGACCTGGAGGAGTGGGCGGTGAGCGCGGGGTCGATGGCGGCGCTGGCCCGGCTGACGCTGCTGCGGTGCGCCAAGATGGAGATGCTCCCGGAGGCGCTGGGCGGGATGAAGGAGCTGGAGGAGGTGGTGCTGTACAGCATGCCCAAGATGGTGGGGAGGATCAAGGAGGACGGCGGCCTGGACCACCACAAGATCAAGCATGTCCCCGTCATCCAGACCATCTGGTAGATTTGACCGGCGTTCGTCTGTGTCATCGGGtcaaggaaggagaaggggggcaTTCTTGTCGTTCTAGTGTTGTTGCCATGAGCGCCTTCTTCTGTATCGTCGAACCAAGCACGTTGTGTGTTCTGTGCCTGTCTCTGCTGTTCTTGACAGGAACGTGAAAGCCTCTGCAGTTTTAAAACTTTGTATCTATGGGAATGACTATGGCTCCGAGACtcgttagagcatctccagccgcgcccctaGAAAGGCCTCCCCAAATGATTTTTTCGCACCGGCGCTGAAAAAACGGCCCAATCGTGCCCCTATGAATCCGATTTTCGCCGGCCTGGGCCGAAATcagcgccggcggacccaggccgaacccggcgcgctgggagGCGCCGGGGCGAGTTGTTTTGGCGCGAAGCAGCCGTAGGCCCGCTGAGTCAACGAGACGGGCGCTTCGTCGCCCTCGTCGCCTCGGTTCCCAcgggaatcaatgccaaggctgccgccggtcagccttgccattgattctcATGGGCGGCGCGTCatggggcggcgcggcgacgcctCCCCTCCCGCCACGCGTACACACGGGCGCGGCTATATAAGCCGGTGGCTTCCCTCGCCTCTGGCCACACCCGCCCTAGCCGCCGAG
The Aegilops tauschii subsp. strangulata cultivar AL8/78 chromosome 3, Aet v6.0, whole genome shotgun sequence genome window above contains:
- the LOC109739399 gene encoding disease resistance protein RPP13 codes for the protein MAETAITTVLAKVAELVAWEAAVLLEVGDDVRLLRDKLEWLHTFIRDADRRRRLRDDEFVAVWVRQTRDVAFEAEDALDDFLHRAGRRRRRRGPAPPLPGTGARCSGWRWSWRRWRPRCAGLQVALRHDLSARVRQIRKRLDEISANRAAYHIEHAPSPAWAASSATTLAAWDDLEEYTVGFGKYSDMLKEQLLDVDTVPGRALVSIVGESSIGKTTLARKVYQSPEVRNHFAIRTWTVLPPNSRPADVLRDIHRQATSQLRRSPSNGQNAEDGGCDAKGGKDISNSLFRNMTGRRYLVVVDGSIAVADWNSLRASLPDEGNGSRVVLVTDAAGLEVVGYAGGPTYDPIELTRLSPENTYELFRRRVFGLRGDCPGRYKSRYYQDVFRITRGLPLSVVVLAGVLRSKELPAEWDQVMAQLLAAKDQPQHCKSGSGGARRIMSLAFDDLPHHLKSCFLYFAAMPESAPVDAARLVRLWVAEGFVRPRRGSTMEEVGQGYLKELISRCMVQLVDKDEFGTVTAVVVHDRLHAFAQEEAQDACFVESHDSTDVLAPATVRRLAVQNTTDRHVHLGNALPKLRTIVCDFANGGAAKPSVCIHSTDLGFLHASKFLRVIDIHGLELKKLPDELGSMIHIRYLGLQCGQLERLPSTISKLVNLQSLILKGRSGGVLGVTAAFWTIPTLRHVVAPFALPRCLGDLYSLQTLHGVQPRGWDTRAVAGNPLGRATNLRSLELSGLTAANAGALVTALESLDLLVHLVLQGESLPPAVFTVASLRRLQSLRLVGAMEEEEEDAGDEVAVRYIRPNLTRLSMWGTMVGQGFVDMLGELPSLAELTLMWGAYEGERLEFGDGAFRSLQKLRLGLPDLEEWAVSAGSMAALARLTLLRCAKMEMLPEALGGMKELEEVVLYSMPKMVGRIKEDGGLDHHKIKHVPVIQTIW